One window from the genome of Roseofilum reptotaenium CS-1145 encodes:
- the psb35 gene encoding photosystem II assembly protein Psb35, which translates to MLILMEAGSFPLAFTLVYVVGFIAAVAIGSIAWYNSKRPAGWEDAEKPDYIPDMNKDKTDS; encoded by the coding sequence ATGTTAATCCTCATGGAAGCTGGATCGTTTCCTCTCGCCTTTACCCTGGTTTATGTGGTTGGATTTATTGCTGCGGTGGCGATCGGTTCGATCGCCTGGTACAACTCTAAGCGCCCCGCAGGATGGGAAGATGCAGAAAAACCCGATTATATTCCCGACATGAATAAAGACAAAACGGACTCTTAA
- a CDS encoding COP23 domain-containing protein: MKLKSTVTALILSLLAVGATAQIKSNQTQTFACGASRDGIPTTLALVPRGNIPIIRWVSEYFTPFGYDPQTRCEQVSNRLQTYQEQGIANFITTGIQDGLDVICVSSVLGGPCTGLLFTLQPGESASRVIQDLFDVGQYGLNPLLQGSNTDQIYIDLNQLMDQATVENDSVNSR, translated from the coding sequence ATGAAGCTCAAATCTACAGTTACAGCCTTGATATTGTCCTTATTGGCGGTTGGGGCAACCGCCCAAATCAAGAGCAATCAAACTCAAACCTTTGCTTGTGGCGCTTCCCGTGATGGTATTCCCACAACGCTTGCTCTCGTTCCTAGAGGAAATATTCCCATTATTCGCTGGGTTTCTGAATATTTTACGCCTTTTGGCTACGATCCTCAGACTCGATGCGAACAAGTTTCCAATCGCCTACAAACCTACCAGGAACAGGGAATTGCTAATTTTATCACTACGGGTATTCAAGATGGTCTGGATGTCATTTGTGTCTCTAGTGTCTTGGGAGGACCCTGTACAGGACTCCTGTTTACCCTCCAACCAGGAGAGAGTGCAAGTCGTGTCATTCAGGATTTATTTGATGTCGGTCAATATGGTTTAAATCCTTTATTACAAGGGTCAAATACGGATCAAATCTATATTGATTTAAACCAACTCATGGATCAAGCTACCGTAGAAAATGATTCAGTAAATTCTCGTTAG
- a CDS encoding SH3 domain-containing protein, whose translation MKYGLHGLVVFGLMMAHFPGRSLPAIASPIPSYVSQAEDITGECRAAGRGTFIHYEPSDDSGKIRALQVNDRVILGGNVQNGWIAITEPTVGFVRTRDLKLCTTEKITLCASVGTFIYQDPSTGSKPIRSVLPDESVVMTTELVDGWRTVLEPRPGFIQQGRLKECEESSSRVPALPSRTSTALAQPSTSLCHRVTPLVDDGLNVRSVPTEAGTVVETLTPGTLVMLRSTTARMDSTGRSWVSIISPVSGWVSDGFEGNKRNLRPVSCGTTR comes from the coding sequence ATGAAATACGGCCTTCATGGGTTAGTCGTTTTCGGATTAATGATGGCTCATTTTCCAGGTCGATCGCTACCAGCGATCGCCTCTCCAATACCATCCTATGTGTCCCAGGCTGAAGATATTACCGGAGAATGTCGGGCTGCTGGTCGGGGAACTTTCATCCACTACGAACCTAGTGATGATTCGGGCAAAATTCGTGCCCTTCAAGTCAACGATCGGGTGATCTTAGGGGGAAACGTACAAAATGGATGGATCGCTATCACTGAGCCAACTGTAGGTTTTGTCCGTACTAGAGACCTCAAACTCTGTACAACGGAAAAAATTACCCTCTGTGCTAGTGTGGGTACATTTATTTATCAAGACCCTTCTACCGGATCTAAACCGATTAGAAGTGTTCTTCCTGATGAATCTGTTGTGATGACAACAGAGTTAGTAGATGGATGGCGTACGGTACTAGAACCCCGTCCGGGATTTATTCAACAAGGGCGCTTAAAGGAGTGTGAAGAGTCCTCTTCAAGAGTTCCTGCTCTACCGAGTCGTACCTCAACTGCTCTGGCTCAACCCAGCACGAGTTTATGTCATCGAGTTACCCCTTTAGTTGATGATGGTCTCAATGTGCGCTCTGTACCTACGGAAGCAGGGACGGTTGTTGAGACTTTAACTCCAGGAACTTTGGTCATGCTGCGATCGACAACAGCTCGAATGGATAGTACCGGGCGATCTTGGGTTTCTATCATTTCCCCAGTCTCCGGTTGGGTTTCGGATGGGTTTGAGGGAAATAAACGCAATTTAAGGCCTGTCTCGTGTGGGACTACTCGATAA